AAATACGGCGAAATAGACGTACTGAGCGGTAGCTTTTCAGGCTTCGTTCGGACGAAACGCTCAGGGAGTCTGGAGGACCAATTCGCCGACGGTCAGACCGAGCGCGCCCACCGCGAAACGGGTGATCGGACCGACGGCTGCGTCGAGCGCGTCGGCGTGTCCGTCGCGGTGGATCCCGGCTAGGACGTCGCCGTCGACGCCGATCAATGCAACGGCTTCGCCGGTCGTGGGAATGCAGACCGCCCACACGAACCGCGTCTCGTCAGCCCAGCCGGAGTCGGTGCCCGCGATGTACGCCGCCGCGTCCTCGATCGACAACAGTTCGAGAGCCGGAACGTCAGAGAGCCGGTCGTCGTCCCGCAGAGCGCGCAGATACCACGCGCCCGCGTTGACTTCGACCGGCTCCATGAGTTCTAGAACTACTTGGCGTACTACTTGATCTCGAGGAGGGCGGTGCCCTGGGTGACGGCGGCGCCTGCCTCGACCGACAGTCCGGTGACGGTGCCGCTCTTGTGAGCAGTCACCGGGTTCTCCATCTTCATGGCCTCCAGGACGACGACCAGGTCGCCCTCGGCGACGGTGTCGCCTTCGTTGACGGCGACCTTGACGACGGTGCCCTGCATCGGTGCGGTCACGGCGTCGCCGGACGCTGCCTTGCCGCCGCCCTTGGTGCGGGTGCGGGCCTTCGGCTTACGACGCACAGCGCCGTTCGCCGAGCCGCCACCGAGGTTCAGGTCGCCCGGCAGCGACACCTCGACACGACGGCCGCCGACCTCGACGACGACCTTCTGACGCGGAGCGGAGTCGTCTTCCTCGATCGGCTGGCCACCGGTGTACGGCTCGATGGTGTTGTCCCAGTCGGTCTCGATCCACTTGGTGTAGACGTCGAACTTCTCGACCCCATTCTCGTCCGTACCGCCGATGAAGGCGGGGTTGGACACGATGTGGCGGTGGAACGGGATGACCGTGGCTAGGCCGTCGACCTCGAACTCGGCGAGCGCGCGACGCGAACGCTCGAGAGCCTGTTCGCGGTTCTCGCCGGTCACGATGAGCTTGGCGAGCATCGAGTCGAACTGGCCGCCGATGACATCGCCCTCGCGGACGCCGGAGTCGACGCGCACGCCGGGGCCGGTGGGCTCTCGGTAAACGGCGACGGGGCCGGGTGCGGGGAGGAATCCGCGACCGGCGTCCTCACCGTTGATGCGGAATTCGAAGGAGTGACCGCGCGGGGTCGGATCCTCGGTGATCGTCAGTTCCTTGCCTTCGGCGATGCGGAACTGCTGACGAACGAGGTCGATGCCCGCGGTCTCCTCGGTGACCGGGTGCTCCACCTGCAGGCGGGTGTTGACTTCGAGGAACGAGACGGTGTCGCCCTGGACCAGGTACTCGACGGTGCCCGCACCGTAGTAGCCGGCTTCGCGACAGATGGCCTTGGCTGAGCTGTGGATGCGGCCGCGCTGATCGTCGGTCAGGAACGGCGCCGGGGCCTCTTCGACGAGCTTCTGGAAGCGGCGCTGCAGCGAGCAGTCGCGGGTGCCGGCGACGACGACGTTGCCGTGCTGGTCGGCGATCACCTGGGCTTCGACGTGGCGAGCCTTGTCGAGGTACTGCTCGACGAAGCACTCGCCGCGTCCGAATGCCGCGACGGCCTCGCGGGTGGCCGACTCGAACAGTTCGGGGATCTCTTCGATGGTCTGTGCGACCTTCATGCCGCGACCGCCGCCGCCGAATGCGGCCTTGATCGCGACCGGGACGCCGTACTGCTCGGCGAATGCGACCACCTCGGCCGCGTCGGCGACCGGATCCTTGGTGCCTGCGGCCATCGGGGCCTTGGCGCGTTCGGCGATGTGACGCGCGGTCACCTTGTCGCCGAGGTCGCGGATGGACTGCGGCGACGGGCCGATCCAGGTGATGCCCGCATCGATGACGGCCTGAGCGAAGTCGGCGTTCTCCGAGAGGAATCCGTAGCCGGGGTGGATGGCGTCGGCGCCCGACTGGGCTGCGGCGTCGAGAATCTTGTCGAACACCAGGTACGACTCGGCGGACGTCTGACCGCCGAGTGCAAACGCCTCGTCGGCGAGCTGCACGAACAGTGCGTTCGCGTCGGGCTCCGCGTACACCGCGACGCTGGCGATGCCTGCGTCCTTGGCTGCGCGGATCACGCGGACCGCGATCTCGCCGCGGTTGGCGATCAGAACCTTCTTGATGGTCGTCTGTGCGATAGACACTGGCTCTCCTGTGGGCGGGCCCGCCTGCGGGCCGTCGTCGTAAGCGTGCGCGTCGCGCGCGGGATTCCTCCACGTGTGGCGCTCTGCACGGTGTCCGCGGGGTGTCGGACACCATGATTTCCGTCAGTGAGCGTAACCCACCGAGCAATCGCTCGGTCGACCGACACCTAGAAAACTTAGGACTCGTTCTACCTGTCGTCCGCCGTACTCGCGAGTAGATCGGCGAAGTCGTCGAGAAACGGCACGACTCGACCGGGCTGTTCGGCCGGGTACCGGGAGTGCATCCGCAGGCCCGACGGCGTCCGGTTGACCCACACGTACATCTCGTCGCCCGCGTACGAGTGGCTGCGCAACACTTGCGCACCACCCGCATCGGCGACATCGGCCGTCGGTGTGCCCCGCGAGTCCATGAACGACACGACGAACTTGGGCACAGGGGTCTCGCCGAGCAGTTCGGCCACACGAAGGAACGGGAGTGTGGCTCCGTGCCTTCCAGTCCGCAGCGCGTCGGACGCGAGGCGGGTCGCCTCGCTCATGTCAGTCTGATCGTCGATGGGAAACGCGATCGGCGCCAGACCGACGAACCATCCGAGGGAATGCTGCCATCGGAGGTCGCTTCTGGTGTGCCGCGGCATCACACAAGAGAACTCTGAATCGGGTGCCCTGCGGTGGTAAGCGAGGGCCAGCGCCGCGAGAACGCCGGCGACGAGGTTGCCGCCGGCCGCCGCACACGCCGTCTCGAAACGGCGGGTCGACGCGTCGTCGAGCAGACGCGCGGTACGCGACGCCTGCGCAGGGTGCTCCACCATGAACGGGTCGGGTGAGTCGCCCACCGTGGGACGCAGTGGAGCGAAGAACGGCGCACCATGGACCTCGATGAACCTGCGCCAGGTCTGTACGGCCGGATGCGAGGCGCCGGCGTCGTCGGCGGCTCGCCGCTCGGCATCGGAGAAGTCGATGTAGCTGCCTGTGTCCGGGAGCACCGCGGTGCGTCGGTCGCGTTCGGCGCGATACAGCTCGGTCAGTTCGTACTGCGCCGTGACCAGGGAGTAGCCGTCGACCAGGGAATGGTCGGCGGCGAACAGCAGGGTGAACGAATCGCCGCGAGCGACGGTGGCGAAACGGTACGCGGGCCAGTGCAGGGGAGCGGTCGCACGGTCGAACGATCCGGCCACCTGTTCAAGCAGCATCGTCGATTCGGTGTACCAGCCGATGCGAGTCATCTTCAGCCGAACGGTCTCGGGTGGCGTCGAGTACCGTTCAGTGCCGTCACGTTTGAGGACCACGTGCGTGCGCAGCACCTCGTGTCGGGAGATCCACGCGATCAGCGCGGCACGAATCGCCGGAACCGACATCGGTTCGTCGAAGTTGATGGACAGGCCGAGCCACGACTCGCGGCCGCCCTCGCGTTGGGTTCGTGCCCGATGTTCGAACGCGTCGCGCAGGTGCTGCTCGTGGTTGTGCGAGGTCTGCCGGTCGTCGCGCTGCCAGTTGCCGAGCCCGCCCTCGACGGTGGGAATCCACTCGACGAGTCCGCCGGGTTCGACGGGCGCGTCGAGGATCTGGAGAAAATCCATTCGTCTGTGCGGCCCTTCGTCTCGCTCCGCTCGTCAGGTCGGCGCTCAGGCGCCGGTCTGCTCGGCCACCTGACGCTTGATACGCGCCAGCATGCCTGCCATTCCTCGGAGTCGAAGCGGACTGATCACCGATGCCAGACCCAGATCGTGAAAGAAGTCCGACGGGACGTCGGAGATCTCCTGTGCGGACGCGCCGTCCAACCCCTGATGCAGGATCGAGGCGAAACCGCGGGTGGTCGGAGCCTCCGGCGGAGCGCTGAAGTACAGCTTGACCGACGACGAGTCGGCTGCATCGACCGAAAGGAAGATCGGCGACTGACACTCGGGGACCGGTTCCATCGCCTCGGTCTGCATCGACTCGGGGATGTCGGGCAACTCGCTCGAGAACTCCAACAGCAGCGTCACCTTGTCGGAATCGGCGAGCGCTGAGAAGTCGTCGACGATCTCGGCGAGCGGAGCTGGCAGCGTCATCTCGGCGGCTCTCCTGTCAGCGCGCGGGTGCCGCGCCGGGCTCTTCGCCCTGCACGATCGGGACGCGGACACGGTTGCCCCACTCGGTCCAGGAGCCGTCGTAGTTGCGGACGTTGTCGAAGCCGAGCAGGTGCGTGAGGACGAACCAGGTGTGGCTCGAGCGCTCGCCGATGCGGCAGTAGGCGATGGTCGGTGTCGCAGCGTCGAAGCCGGCGTAGATCTCTTCGAGCTCGGGGCGTGTGCGGAAGCGACT
This genomic window from Gordonia sp. PDNC005 contains:
- a CDS encoding acetyl/propionyl/methylcrotonyl-CoA carboxylase subunit alpha translates to MSIAQTTIKKVLIANRGEIAVRVIRAAKDAGIASVAVYAEPDANALFVQLADEAFALGGQTSAESYLVFDKILDAAAQSGADAIHPGYGFLSENADFAQAVIDAGITWIGPSPQSIRDLGDKVTARHIAERAKAPMAAGTKDPVADAAEVVAFAEQYGVPVAIKAAFGGGGRGMKVAQTIEEIPELFESATREAVAAFGRGECFVEQYLDKARHVEAQVIADQHGNVVVAGTRDCSLQRRFQKLVEEAPAPFLTDDQRGRIHSSAKAICREAGYYGAGTVEYLVQGDTVSFLEVNTRLQVEHPVTEETAGIDLVRQQFRIAEGKELTITEDPTPRGHSFEFRINGEDAGRGFLPAPGPVAVYREPTGPGVRVDSGVREGDVIGGQFDSMLAKLIVTGENREQALERSRRALAEFEVDGLATVIPFHRHIVSNPAFIGGTDENGVEKFDVYTKWIETDWDNTIEPYTGGQPIEEDDSAPRQKVVVEVGGRRVEVSLPGDLNLGGGSANGAVRRKPKARTRTKGGGKAASGDAVTAPMQGTVVKVAVNEGDTVAEGDLVVVLEAMKMENPVTAHKSGTVTGLSVEAGAAVTQGTALLEIK
- a CDS encoding condensation domain-containing protein: MDFLQILDAPVEPGGLVEWIPTVEGGLGNWQRDDRQTSHNHEQHLRDAFEHRARTQREGGRESWLGLSINFDEPMSVPAIRAALIAWISRHEVLRTHVVLKRDGTERYSTPPETVRLKMTRIGWYTESTMLLEQVAGSFDRATAPLHWPAYRFATVARGDSFTLLFAADHSLVDGYSLVTAQYELTELYRAERDRRTAVLPDTGSYIDFSDAERRAADDAGASHPAVQTWRRFIEVHGAPFFAPLRPTVGDSPDPFMVEHPAQASRTARLLDDASTRRFETACAAAGGNLVAGVLAALALAYHRRAPDSEFSCVMPRHTRSDLRWQHSLGWFVGLAPIAFPIDDQTDMSEATRLASDALRTGRHGATLPFLRVAELLGETPVPKFVVSFMDSRGTPTADVADAGGAQVLRSHSYAGDEMYVWVNRTPSGLRMHSRYPAEQPGRVVPFLDDFADLLASTADDR
- a CDS encoding SufE family protein, which codes for MTLPAPLAEIVDDFSALADSDKVTLLLEFSSELPDIPESMQTEAMEPVPECQSPIFLSVDAADSSSVKLYFSAPPEAPTTRGFASILHQGLDGASAQEISDVPSDFFHDLGLASVISPLRLRGMAGMLARIKRQVAEQTGA